In Hermetia illucens chromosome 5, iHerIll2.2.curated.20191125, whole genome shotgun sequence, a single window of DNA contains:
- the LOC119657573 gene encoding short-chain dehydrogenase/reductase family 16C member 6 — translation MENQVRRAQAGFENDVNSMGVRLYNLIILLVDIIVVNIKWILYTIESVYHIFSPPPEVDVRGEIVLITGAAHGIGKELALQYARRGAIVVCWDINEKGNIETCDEIKAQGGKAYHYVCDVTKRQEILDVAEKVKKEVGIVSILVNNAGIMPCHPLLQHTEKEITTMYQINVLAHFWMIQAFLPDMIEKNRGHIVALSSCAGLFGLKNLVPYCGTKFAVRGYMQALQEELRADSRNPNVKFTTIYPYMVDTGLCKRPHARFEHLLKLVKPEEAAASIIEAQRRGIEEASVPRRYYYLEKYGRLFPRKAMVLVTDLLDTGVHSDL, via the exons ACGGAGGGCACAAGCTGGCTTCGAAAATGACGTCAACAGCATGGGCGTGCGGTTATATAACTTAATAATTTTACTCGTGGACATAATTGTAGTTAATATAAAATGGATTTTATATACTATCGAATCGGTATATCACATATTTTCACCGCCGCCGGAAGTTGATGTCCGCGGTGAAATAGTACTT ATTACTGGAGCAGCACATGGAATTGGAAAGGAGCTAGCATTGCAATATGCTCGTCGTGGCGCAATTGTTGTATGCTGGGACATCAATGAGAAAGGAAACATTGAAACATGCGATGAGATCAAGGCCCAAGGAGGAAAAGCTTATCATTATGT GTGCGATGTAACAAAGCGACAAGAGATCCTAGACGTGGCTGAAAAAGTCAAGAAAGAAGTTGGAATTGTTTCTATTCTAGTCAATAACGCCGGTATTATGCCATGTCATCCTCTTCTACAACACACAGAGAAGGAAATCACCACAATGTACCAAATTAATGTGTTGGCCCACTTCTGG ATGATCCAAGCATTCCTGCCCGACATGATTGAAAAGAATCGTGGTCATATTGTTGCCCTTTCGTCCTGCGCCGGTCTATTCGGCCTTAAAAATTTGGTACCCTATTGTGGCACTAAATTCGCAGTAAGAGGATATATGCAAGCTTTGCAGGAAGAACTGAGAGCTGACTCAAGGAACCCTAAT gtTAAGTTCACAACTATCTACCCATACATGGTAGACACTGGACTTTGCAAAAGGCCACATGCTAGGTTCGAGCATTTATTGAAATTAGTTAAGCCAGAGGAGGCAGCCGCATCTATTATTGAGGCCCAAAGACGTGGAATTGAAGAAGCTTCAGTTCCTAGACGTTATTACTATTTGGAGAAATATGGTAGACTGTTTCCCCGAAAAGCAATGGTGTTGGTGACTGACTTGTTAGATACTGGTGTTCATTCGGACTTGTAA